In one window of Carcharodon carcharias isolate sCarCar2 chromosome 14, sCarCar2.pri, whole genome shotgun sequence DNA:
- the LOC121287568 gene encoding relaxin-3 receptor 1-like, which translates to MTEKPSMSDLNCCTDHDGLLFSFNKTNQSLEDFLKSFIFPGTEVHSDGFKVTRISISIVYFMVCALGLVGNLLVLYLLQSRYAKKKSTMTILVMGLAVTDFQFVLTLPFWAMDTAMDFSWPFGKVMCKVVSSVTVMNMYASVFFLTIMSITRYCSVSQSLKMKKHSAGCSDKLICLSIWIVAGVATLPHAIYSTTVVLADEELCIVKFPDLHNDAQFWLGLYQLLKVLAGFILPLIIISVCYILLLRFVNRKKMSSSNPKRSSKVTKSVTIVVLSFFICWLPNQAITVWSAFIKLNVVHFTGAFYTTQAYIFPITVCLAHSNSCLNPILYCLMRREFRAALQELFLKVTPIRLIRPLLSSLVPSKQAQMPVVISMSK; encoded by the coding sequence ATGACTGAAAAACCCAGTATGTCTGACCTGAACTGCTGCACAGACCACGATGGCTTGCTTTTCTCATTTAATAAAACCAATCAGTCGCTGGAGGATTtcctgaaatcttttatttttcctGGCACTGAAGTACATAGCGATGGATTCAAAGTTACCAGGATCTCAATCTCTATTGTCTACTTTATGGTTTGTGCTTTGGGTCTGGTGGGCAATCTTTTGGTCCTCTACCTGCTCCAGTCCAGATACGCTAAGAAAAAGTCCACCATGACTATcctggtcatgggtttggcagTGACAGACTTTCAATTTGTGCTGACATTGCCTTTCTGGGCAATGGACACTGCCATGGACTTCAGCTGGCCCTTTGGCAAGGTCATGTGTAAGGTGGTCTCCTCGGTTACAGTGATGAACATGTATGCCAGTGTTTTCTTCCTAACCATCATGAGCATCACCAGATACTGCTCCGTGTCCCAATCACTAAAGATGAAGAAACATTCGGCTGGATGCTCCGACAAGTTAATCTGCCTCTCCATCTGGATTGTGGCTGGTGTTGCAACCCTCCCCCATGCAATCTATTCCACCACGGTTGTGTTGGCTGACGAAGAGCTGTGCATTGTCAAGTTTCCAGACCTTCAcaatgatgcccagttttggttGGGGCTCTACCAACTCTTAAAGGTCTTGGCCGGCTTCATCCTACCTTTGATCATCATCTCCGTGTGCTACATCCTGTTGCTCCGCTTTGTAAACAGGAAGAAAATGAGCAGCAGCAACCCAAAGAGATCATCCAAGGTCACCAAGTCTGTCACCATTGTCGTGCTGTCCTTCTTCATTTGCTGGCTGCCTAACCAAGCCATCACTGTTTGGAGTGCCTTCATCAAGTTGAACGTGGTCCATTTTACAGGTGCCTTTTACACCACCCAGGCCTACATTTTCCCCATCACAGTCTGCCTTGCTCACAGTAACAGCTGCCTCAACCCTATCTTGTACTGTCTGATGAGAAGGGAGTTTCGAGCAGCACTTCAAGAGTTGTTCCTGAAAGTGACTCCCATCAGGCTGATCCGTCCTTTGCTGTCGAGCCTGGTACCCAGCAAGCAAGCACAGATGCCAGTGGTCATCTCCATGTCAAAGTAA